In one window of Demequina sp. NBRC 110054 DNA:
- the dxr gene encoding 1-deoxy-D-xylulose-5-phosphate reductoisomerase, whose amino-acid sequence MPRTISLLGSTGSIGTQALDVIARNPESFDVVALAAGGADPALLAQQAAAVRPALVAVAREDAREAVVEALDAHGVKSDVVAGDDAVAQAAGIGADTVLNGVTGSVGLRPTLAALEAGSTLALANKESLVAGGVLVKRAVRREGQIVPVDSEHSALAQALRSGTADEVERLVLTASGGAFRGWTRDMLQGVTPEQALKHPNWDMGPVVTMNSASMVNKALEVIEAHLLFDVPMDRIDVVVHPQSIVHSMVEFIDGSTIAQASPPDMRLPIALGIGWPSRVADAAPGLDWTTAQSWEFHPLDEDAFPAIRVARAAVAESGLHPAVFNAANEECVAAFAAGDLPFLGIVETVRSVVEEYEAPGDITLDAVDEAERWARRAAHAAIHG is encoded by the coding sequence ATGCCCCGCACCATCTCCCTGCTCGGCTCGACCGGGTCGATCGGCACCCAGGCGCTCGACGTCATCGCGCGCAACCCCGAGTCGTTCGACGTCGTCGCCCTCGCGGCGGGTGGCGCCGATCCGGCCCTGCTCGCGCAGCAGGCAGCGGCGGTGCGCCCCGCGCTCGTCGCGGTCGCGCGCGAGGACGCGCGCGAGGCGGTCGTCGAGGCGTTGGATGCTCACGGTGTGAAGTCCGACGTCGTGGCAGGGGACGATGCGGTCGCCCAGGCCGCGGGGATCGGCGCCGACACGGTGCTCAACGGCGTCACCGGCTCGGTGGGGCTGCGGCCGACCCTCGCCGCGCTCGAGGCGGGCTCGACGCTCGCCCTCGCGAACAAGGAGTCGCTCGTCGCGGGCGGGGTACTCGTCAAGCGGGCGGTGCGGCGCGAGGGGCAGATCGTGCCCGTGGACTCGGAGCACTCGGCCCTCGCGCAGGCGCTGCGCTCGGGCACCGCTGATGAGGTCGAGCGGCTCGTGCTCACCGCGTCCGGCGGAGCGTTCCGCGGCTGGACCCGCGACATGCTCCAGGGGGTCACCCCCGAGCAGGCGCTCAAGCATCCCAACTGGGACATGGGCCCGGTCGTGACCATGAACTCGGCCTCGATGGTCAACAAGGCGCTCGAGGTGATCGAGGCGCACCTGCTGTTCGACGTGCCGATGGACCGCATCGACGTGGTCGTGCACCCGCAGTCGATCGTGCACTCGATGGTCGAGTTCATCGATGGCTCGACGATCGCACAGGCCTCGCCTCCGGACATGCGGCTGCCGATCGCGCTCGGCATCGGCTGGCCGAGCCGCGTCGCGGACGCGGCACCGGGCCTGGACTGGACGACGGCGCAGTCCTGGGAGTTCCACCCGCTCGACGAGGACGCGTTCCCCGCGATCCGCGTGGCGAGGGCGGCGGTCGCGGAGTCGGGCCTCCACCCGGCGGTCTTCAACGCCGCCAACGAGGAGTGCGTCGCGGCGTTCGCCGCGGGCGACCTGCCGTTCCTCGGGATCGTCGAGACGGTGCGGAGCGTTGTCGAGGAGTACGAGGCCCCTGGCGACATCACGCTGGACGCCGTGGACGAGGCGGAGCGATGGGCCCGGCGGGCCGCGCATGCCGCGATCCACGGATGA
- a CDS encoding DivIVA domain-containing protein produces MADLFPRAGVLKIGYSRDHVDAFFTAAREAYEASDGGSMAALDVRRASFDLKRGGYATQPVDAALDRLEQAFSTRARDSFVRDHGQQAWFAELASHAQVLYPRLRRPHGERFARPSGLSGGYEAKAVDDVLDRMTAFFDKGEPLNVEDLRSLTFKRRPKWQAYDERVVDAYLARAVDILLGVA; encoded by the coding sequence ATGGCGGACCTGTTCCCTCGCGCGGGAGTGCTCAAGATCGGCTACAGCCGCGACCACGTCGACGCGTTCTTCACCGCGGCACGCGAGGCGTATGAGGCGTCGGACGGCGGCTCGATGGCCGCGCTCGACGTGCGCCGTGCCTCGTTCGACCTCAAGCGGGGGGGATACGCGACCCAGCCGGTCGACGCCGCGCTCGACCGCCTCGAGCAGGCATTCTCCACGCGGGCCCGCGACTCGTTCGTGCGCGATCATGGTCAGCAGGCGTGGTTCGCGGAGCTCGCCTCGCACGCCCAGGTGCTCTACCCGCGCCTGCGCAGGCCTCACGGCGAGCGCTTCGCACGCCCCAGCGGGCTCTCGGGCGGCTACGAGGCCAAGGCGGTCGACGACGTCCTGGACCGCATGACGGCCTTCTTCGACAAGGGCGAGCCGCTCAACGTCGAGGACCTCCGCAGCCTCACGTTCAAGCGCCGCCCCAAGTGGCAGGCCTACGACGAGCGCGTCGTGGACGCCTACCTGGCGCGGGCGGTGGACATCCTGCTCGGCGTCGCGTGA
- the rlmN gene encoding 23S rRNA (adenine(2503)-C(2))-methyltransferase RlmN, with amino-acid sequence MSTPVKLTFAAPRRGKPPRHFADLTVDERKEAMRELGQPSFRAKQLATHYFDHLTVDAADMTDLPADARDEMVTALFPPLMTPVRSLEADKGATQKTLWSLHDGVKVESVLMKYPDRATLCVTSQAGCGMACPFCATGQMGLTRNLSAAEIIEQVRLAARSARDGDLGEGVRLSNVVFMGMGEPLANYKTVMTAVRALVAPEPLGFGLSARHVTVSTVGLVPAIDKLSKEGIPVTLALSLHAPDDELRDELVPINTRWKVDEALDAARRYFDATGRRVSIEYALIRDINDHAHRADLLGEKLAARGTGWVHVNPIPLNPTPGSKWTASDPAVEDEFVRRLRAHGIPTTIRDTRGSDIDGACGQLAIKEDD; translated from the coding sequence ATGAGCACTCCAGTCAAGCTGACCTTTGCCGCGCCGCGCCGCGGCAAGCCGCCGCGTCACTTCGCCGACCTCACGGTCGACGAGCGCAAGGAGGCGATGCGCGAGCTCGGGCAGCCGTCGTTCCGCGCGAAGCAGCTCGCGACGCACTACTTCGATCACCTCACGGTCGACGCCGCCGACATGACGGACCTGCCGGCCGACGCACGCGATGAGATGGTGACGGCGCTGTTCCCGCCGCTCATGACCCCCGTGCGCAGCCTCGAGGCGGACAAGGGTGCGACCCAGAAGACGCTGTGGAGCCTTCACGACGGCGTCAAGGTCGAGTCGGTGCTCATGAAGTACCCGGACCGCGCGACCCTGTGCGTCACCAGCCAGGCGGGTTGCGGCATGGCCTGCCCGTTCTGCGCGACCGGACAGATGGGCCTGACTCGCAACCTGTCGGCCGCCGAGATCATCGAGCAGGTGCGACTCGCCGCCCGCTCCGCCCGCGACGGCGATCTCGGTGAGGGCGTGCGCCTGTCGAACGTGGTGTTCATGGGGATGGGCGAGCCGCTCGCCAACTACAAGACCGTCATGACCGCGGTGCGCGCGCTCGTCGCGCCCGAGCCGCTCGGCTTCGGCCTCTCGGCGCGCCACGTCACCGTGTCCACCGTCGGCCTCGTGCCTGCGATCGACAAGCTCTCCAAGGAGGGCATCCCGGTCACGCTCGCGCTGTCGCTGCACGCTCCTGACGACGAGCTGCGCGACGAGCTCGTGCCCATCAACACGCGCTGGAAGGTCGACGAGGCGCTCGACGCCGCGCGCCGGTACTTCGACGCGACCGGGCGCCGCGTGAGCATCGAGTACGCGCTCATCCGCGACATCAACGACCACGCGCACCGCGCCGACCTGCTCGGCGAGAAGCTTGCCGCCCGCGGCACCGGCTGGGTGCACGTGAACCCGATCCCGCTGAACCCGACCCCGGGCTCCAAGTGGACCGCGTCGGACCCGGCCGTCGAGGACGAGTTCGTCCGCCGCCTGCGCGCGCACGGGATCCCCACGACGATTCGCGACACGCGCGGCAGCGACATCGACGGCGCCTGCGGTCAGCTGGCGATCAAGGAGGACGACTGA
- a CDS encoding phosphatidate cytidylyltransferase — protein sequence MRWGRRRSAQTDTAYETGPRMQPDGSLVWPTPKDVGTDLTYLDDEGDGLDDDLELSDAAAADEDDAVAETVPRARKGGRNMTVATSVGIGLLLVALFAAWFDARAFAIFIYAALLIAVLEWRSALLGQGRRVPVVPLVLATLGIGSATWFGRAEGLTVAVLVGLAGMVAWRATDERVENTLADSLASVFTLLWIPFLGSFMLLMEQADDGWQRIVVFVVAVVGNDTGGLFAGMTWGKHKLAPTISPNKTWEGLIGGVLLGTVAATIAAALLFDGRWWLGTLVGLACTGAAVLGDLAESTIKRDIEVKDMSSLIPGHGGVMDRLDSLLLAAPAAYVIFAAILGTLGGR from the coding sequence ATGAGGTGGGGGCGTCGCCGATCGGCGCAGACCGACACCGCCTACGAGACGGGACCCCGGATGCAGCCGGACGGCAGCCTTGTCTGGCCGACGCCCAAGGATGTGGGCACGGACCTGACATACCTGGACGACGAAGGCGACGGTCTCGACGACGACCTTGAGCTGTCGGACGCGGCAGCGGCCGACGAGGACGATGCGGTGGCCGAGACGGTGCCGCGGGCCCGCAAGGGCGGCCGCAACATGACCGTCGCGACGTCGGTCGGCATCGGACTGCTGCTCGTGGCGCTGTTCGCGGCGTGGTTCGACGCGCGCGCCTTCGCGATCTTCATCTACGCCGCCCTGCTCATCGCGGTCCTCGAGTGGCGCAGCGCGCTGCTCGGCCAGGGCCGCCGCGTGCCCGTGGTCCCGCTCGTGCTCGCCACGCTCGGCATCGGCTCTGCGACGTGGTTCGGCCGCGCGGAGGGTCTCACGGTGGCCGTGCTGGTCGGGCTCGCTGGGATGGTCGCGTGGCGCGCGACCGACGAGAGGGTCGAGAACACCCTCGCCGACTCGCTTGCCTCGGTGTTCACCCTGCTCTGGATCCCGTTCCTGGGCTCCTTCATGCTCCTCATGGAGCAGGCGGACGACGGGTGGCAGCGCATCGTCGTGTTCGTCGTCGCCGTCGTCGGCAACGACACAGGCGGCCTGTTCGCGGGCATGACGTGGGGCAAGCACAAGCTCGCCCCCACGATCAGCCCCAACAAGACGTGGGAGGGCCTCATCGGCGGCGTCCTCCTCGGCACGGTAGCCGCGACGATCGCCGCGGCGCTGCTGTTCGACGGCCGCTGGTGGCTCGGCACCCTCGTGGGCCTCGCCTGCACTGGTGCTGCGGTGCTCGGCGACCTCGCGGAGTCCACGATCAAGCGGGACATCGAGGTGAAGGACATGAGCTCCCTCATCCCGGGTCACGGCGGCGTCATGGACCGCCTCGACTCGCTGCTGCTGGCCGCACCCGCGGCGTACGTCATCTTCGCCGCGATCCTCGGTACCTTGGGGGGACGATGA
- the frr gene encoding ribosome recycling factor, which produces MIDEILLEAEENMDKAIAVAKDNFANIRSGQASAAMFANIAVDYYGAPTPLQQLASISIPEPRMVTISPYDASAKKEIEKALRNSDLGVNPTDDGNVLRINMPQLTEERRRDYVKLAKTRAEDAKVTIRNMRRKAKDLIDGAVKDGEVGEDEGTRGEKDLDALTKKHVDAVDALLSHKESELLAV; this is translated from the coding sequence GTGATTGACGAGATCCTCCTCGAAGCCGAGGAGAACATGGACAAGGCCATCGCCGTGGCCAAGGACAACTTCGCGAACATCCGCTCGGGCCAGGCCTCTGCGGCGATGTTCGCGAACATCGCGGTGGACTACTACGGCGCGCCGACCCCGCTGCAGCAGCTCGCGTCGATCTCGATCCCCGAGCCGCGCATGGTCACCATCTCTCCCTACGACGCCTCGGCGAAGAAGGAGATCGAGAAGGCGCTGCGCAACTCGGACCTGGGCGTGAACCCCACGGACGACGGCAACGTGCTGCGCATCAACATGCCGCAGCTGACCGAGGAGCGCCGCCGCGACTACGTGAAGCTCGCGAAGACGCGCGCCGAGGACGCCAAGGTCACGATCCGCAACATGCGCCGCAAGGCCAAGGACCTCATCGACGGCGCGGTCAAGGACGGCGAGGTCGGCGAGGACGAGGGCACGCGCGGCGAGAAGGACCTCGACGCGCTGACCAAGAAGCATGTCGACGCCGTCGACGCGCTCCTCAGCCACAAGGAGAGCGAGCTGCTCGCGGTCTGA
- the pyrH gene encoding UMP kinase — translation MSETDPIPDTAPPAARRVLLKLSGEMFGGGGIGVDPDVISRVAQEIAAAVSGGVQVAIVVGGGNFFRGAELSQRGMERARADYMGMLGTVMNALALQDFLEQAGVATRVQTAITMGQVAEPYIPLKAIRHMEKGRVVVFAAGAGMPYFSTDTVSVQRALETRCSEVIMGKNGVDGVYTADPRKDSSARKLDHVTYRDALQQRLNVMDASAFSLAMDNRVPMVVFGLEEHGNVTKALLGERIGTLVTA, via the coding sequence ATGTCCGAGACCGATCCGATCCCGGACACGGCGCCCCCGGCGGCGCGGCGCGTGCTGTTGAAGCTCTCGGGAGAGATGTTCGGAGGCGGCGGCATCGGCGTCGACCCCGACGTCATCTCCCGCGTCGCCCAGGAGATCGCCGCCGCGGTCAGCGGGGGCGTGCAGGTCGCGATCGTCGTCGGTGGCGGCAACTTCTTCCGCGGCGCCGAGCTCAGCCAGCGCGGCATGGAGCGTGCCCGTGCCGACTACATGGGCATGCTGGGCACCGTGATGAACGCCCTCGCGCTCCAGGACTTCCTGGAGCAGGCGGGTGTCGCGACGCGCGTGCAGACCGCCATCACGATGGGTCAGGTCGCCGAGCCCTACATCCCCCTCAAGGCCATCCGCCACATGGAGAAGGGCCGCGTCGTCGTGTTCGCCGCCGGCGCCGGCATGCCTTACTTCTCGACCGACACGGTCTCGGTTCAGCGCGCGCTCGAGACCCGCTGCTCCGAGGTCATCATGGGCAAGAACGGCGTGGACGGCGTCTACACCGCGGACCCCCGCAAGGACTCGTCGGCACGCAAGCTCGACCACGTCACCTACCGCGACGCGCTCCAGCAGCGTCTCAACGTGATGGATGCCTCGGCGTTCTCGCTCGCCATGGACAACCGTGTCCCCATGGTCGTGTTCGGGCTCGAAGAGCATGGCAACGTGACGAAGGCCCTGCTGGGTGAGAGAATCGGGACGCTCGTGACGGCCTGA
- the tsf gene encoding translation elongation factor Ts, producing MANYTVADIQALRERTGAGMLDVKKALDEADGDLDKAVDILRVKGLKGVAKREGRSASEGLVVTQIADVDGGQVGTLIEINSETDFVAKNDKFIALANDVLAAVAAAGAADAEAAVAAPIEDTTVGAYIDAAAGTLGEKIVLRRVARVEAPVVSEYLHRTNKDLPAQVGVLVGSDAKAAEVARDIAMHIAAYSPIYLVREDAPEDVVANERRVAEETAKAEGKPEQALPKIVEGRLNGYFKENTLVDQAFAKDPKTTVGKVIEATGGQVTAFARFRVGA from the coding sequence ATGGCGAACTACACCGTTGCCGACATCCAGGCGCTCCGTGAGCGCACCGGTGCCGGCATGCTCGACGTCAAGAAGGCGCTCGACGAGGCGGACGGCGACCTGGACAAGGCCGTCGACATCCTTCGCGTCAAGGGCCTCAAGGGCGTCGCGAAGCGCGAGGGCCGCTCGGCCTCCGAGGGCCTCGTCGTCACGCAGATCGCGGACGTCGACGGCGGCCAGGTCGGCACGCTGATCGAGATCAACTCGGAGACGGACTTCGTCGCGAAGAACGACAAGTTCATCGCGCTCGCGAACGACGTGCTCGCTGCCGTGGCCGCCGCCGGCGCCGCGGACGCCGAGGCCGCCGTCGCGGCCCCGATCGAGGACACCACCGTCGGCGCGTACATCGACGCCGCCGCCGGCACCCTCGGTGAGAAGATCGTGCTCCGCCGCGTCGCTCGCGTCGAGGCGCCCGTCGTCTCCGAGTACCTGCACCGCACCAACAAGGACCTCCCGGCCCAGGTCGGCGTCCTCGTCGGCTCGGACGCGAAGGCCGCCGAGGTCGCCCGCGACATCGCGATGCACATCGCGGCGTACTCGCCGATCTACCTGGTCCGTGAGGACGCTCCGGAGGACGTCGTCGCCAACGAGCGTCGCGTCGCCGAGGAGACCGCGAAGGCCGAGGGCAAGCCCGAGCAGGCGCTGCCCAAGATCGTCGAGGGTCGCCTCAACGGCTACTTCAAGGAGAACACCCTGGTCGACCAGGCGTTCGCCAAGGACCCCAAGACCACGGTCGGCAAGGTCATCGAGGCGACCGGTGGTCAGGTGACCGCCTTCGCCCGCTTCCGTGTGGGAGCCTAG
- the rpsB gene encoding 30S ribosomal protein S2 has product MAVVTMRQLLDSGVHFGHQTSRWNPKMKRFIFTERNGIYIIDLQQSLSKIDAAYEFVRETVAHGGTILFVGTKRQAQETIAEQAARVGMPYVNERWLGGMLTNFQTVSKRVARLKELEEIDFDDVAGSGRTKKELLGLRREKDKLAKTLGGIRDMGKVPSAIWVVDTNKEHLAIDEAQKLQIPVVGILDSNCDPDDVAYGIPGNDDAIRSVGLLTRVIADAVADGIKQRHAVKTGTEAEAEGTEEPLAEWEQELLDGAKAEEAPAAAEAPAAEAPAAEEAPAADAAAETTPAAEAPEAAAADK; this is encoded by the coding sequence ATGGCCGTCGTGACCATGCGCCAGCTGCTCGACTCGGGCGTCCACTTCGGACACCAGACCAGCCGCTGGAACCCCAAGATGAAGCGCTTTATCTTCACCGAGCGCAACGGCATCTACATCATCGACCTGCAGCAGTCGCTGTCGAAGATCGACGCCGCCTACGAGTTCGTCCGCGAGACCGTCGCCCACGGTGGCACGATCCTCTTCGTCGGCACCAAGCGCCAGGCGCAGGAGACCATCGCCGAGCAGGCCGCGCGCGTGGGCATGCCCTACGTGAACGAGCGCTGGCTGGGCGGCATGCTCACCAACTTCCAGACGGTGAGCAAGCGCGTCGCGCGCCTCAAGGAGCTCGAGGAGATCGACTTCGACGACGTCGCCGGCTCGGGCCGCACCAAGAAGGAGCTGCTGGGCCTTCGCCGCGAGAAGGACAAGCTCGCCAAGACCCTCGGCGGCATCCGCGACATGGGCAAGGTGCCGTCGGCCATCTGGGTCGTCGACACCAACAAGGAGCACCTCGCGATCGACGAGGCCCAGAAGCTCCAGATCCCGGTCGTCGGCATCCTCGACTCGAACTGCGACCCGGACGACGTCGCCTACGGCATCCCCGGCAACGACGACGCGATCCGCTCTGTCGGCCTGCTCACCCGCGTGATCGCGGACGCGGTCGCGGACGGCATCAAGCAGCGTCACGCGGTCAAGACCGGCACCGAGGCTGAGGCCGAGGGCACCGAGGAGCCCCTGGCCGAGTGGGAGCAGGAGCTCCTGGACGGCGCGAAGGCCGAGGAGGCCCCCGCCGCTGCCGAGGCCCCCGCCGCCGAGGCGCCTGCCGCTGAGGAGGCTCCCGCCGCCGACGCCGCCGCCGAGACCACCCCCGCTGCCGAGGCCCCCGAGGCCGCCGCGGCGGACAAGTAA
- a CDS encoding M23 family metallopeptidase, with product MSSGRNLATQALSIALVLAVAVGLSGAGATPSSASSESDPAPLLRPPLVPTDVVRGADIPAERWLPGHRGVDLATAVGADVLSPASGEVTFAGAVAGRGVVVIAVGTSGLRTTLEPVDATVVVGEAVTAGAQVGSVQEVALVPGVGHCAPEACLHWGLKRGDDYLDPLDWTEGWGPIRLKAVAPD from the coding sequence ATGAGCAGCGGCAGGAATCTCGCGACGCAGGCCCTCTCCATCGCGCTCGTGCTGGCGGTCGCCGTCGGTCTGTCAGGCGCGGGAGCCACTCCCTCTTCGGCGTCGTCGGAGTCCGACCCTGCGCCCCTGCTGCGACCTCCCCTCGTCCCGACCGACGTGGTGCGTGGCGCCGACATCCCCGCGGAGCGCTGGCTTCCCGGCCATCGCGGTGTGGACCTCGCCACTGCGGTCGGGGCGGACGTGCTCTCGCCCGCGTCGGGAGAGGTCACCTTCGCCGGCGCCGTCGCGGGACGGGGCGTCGTGGTCATCGCGGTGGGAACTTCGGGGCTCAGGACGACGCTCGAGCCGGTCGACGCGACCGTCGTGGTGGGCGAGGCGGTCACCGCCGGAGCACAGGTCGGGAGCGTGCAGGAGGTCGCGCTCGTGCCCGGCGTCGGTCACTGCGCGCCCGAGGCGTGCCTCCATTGGGGTCTCAAGCGCGGGGACGACTACCTGGATCCGCTCGACTGGACCGAGGGCTGGGGTCCGATCAGGCTCAAGGCCGTCGCTCCCGACTGA
- a CDS encoding sigma-70 family RNA polymerase sigma factor translates to MSELNTVLKHLEATPEPQETPARTQGVEGDPRWVALLHGDDRERREARDAIITDYAPLVTHVASRMIGRLPESVELGDLVSYGMFGLIDAVEKFEPSRGFKFETYASQRIRGAIIDELRAADWVPRSVRAKARAVETATRQLEQKLQGPVTDELIAEQLEWQTAEVRTVRAQVALSHVAALDTLGGVGDDTNALDTVAALAVPGASRNVEHHETRSLLADAVQQVREREQEVLRLYYYENLTLAQIGKILGVTESRVSQIHSAAVKKLRETLIKTGAFS, encoded by the coding sequence ATGTCGGAGCTGAACACGGTGCTCAAGCACCTCGAGGCCACACCGGAGCCACAGGAGACCCCTGCGAGGACGCAGGGCGTCGAGGGAGACCCACGGTGGGTGGCGCTGCTCCACGGCGACGACCGTGAGCGACGCGAGGCGCGGGACGCGATCATCACCGACTACGCGCCGCTGGTCACCCACGTCGCCTCCCGCATGATCGGACGCTTGCCCGAGTCGGTCGAGCTCGGCGACCTGGTGTCCTACGGCATGTTCGGCCTCATCGACGCGGTCGAGAAGTTCGAGCCCTCGCGCGGCTTCAAGTTCGAGACGTACGCGAGCCAGCGCATCCGCGGCGCGATCATCGACGAGCTCCGCGCGGCCGACTGGGTGCCGCGCTCCGTCCGGGCCAAGGCGCGCGCCGTCGAGACCGCCACCCGGCAGCTCGAGCAGAAGCTCCAGGGTCCCGTCACCGACGAGCTCATCGCCGAGCAGCTCGAGTGGCAGACGGCGGAGGTGCGTACGGTGCGCGCGCAGGTCGCGCTGAGCCACGTCGCTGCCCTTGACACGCTTGGCGGCGTGGGCGACGACACGAACGCGCTCGACACCGTCGCGGCGCTCGCGGTCCCCGGGGCCTCGCGCAACGTGGAGCACCACGAGACGCGCTCGCTGCTTGCCGACGCGGTCCAGCAGGTCCGCGAGCGCGAGCAGGAGGTGCTCCGGCTGTACTACTACGAGAACCTCACGCTCGCCCAGATCGGCAAGATCCTCGGCGTGACCGAGTCGCGCGTGTCGCAGATCCACTCCGCCGCGGTGAAGAAGCTGCGCGAGACCCTCATCAAGACCGGCGCGTTCAGCTGA
- a CDS encoding tyrosine recombinase XerC: MPITSRVAQSALLAAFEGHLRHERGLSENTVRAYSGDLVHLAESLGTSEAGVDELLSAVSLADLRAWLAGMAAAGLSRTTLARRGASARSFFAWAHDTGRLETNPALRLASARAASTIPEVISTQDVLTLLETARRRCDDGDAMHLRDWTAAELLYATGMRVGELVGVDVSDVDLRERLVRVMGKGGKERMVPFGEPAAKAVVEWLERGRPEFVTETTGEALLVGRRGSRADQRQVRESIHRLCRLAGVPDIAPHGLRHTAATHLLDGGSDLRSVQEVLGHASLTTTQRYTHVSADRLRSAYQLAHPRA, translated from the coding sequence ATGCCGATAACGTCACGAGTTGCGCAGAGTGCGCTGCTCGCCGCCTTCGAGGGGCACCTGCGTCATGAGCGCGGCCTCTCGGAGAACACGGTGCGCGCGTACTCGGGCGACCTCGTGCACCTGGCGGAGTCCCTCGGAACCTCCGAGGCAGGAGTCGACGAGCTGCTTTCCGCCGTGTCCCTCGCGGACCTGCGGGCGTGGCTCGCGGGCATGGCAGCGGCCGGACTGAGCCGCACGACGCTCGCCCGGCGCGGCGCCTCCGCCCGCTCCTTCTTCGCGTGGGCACATGACACGGGCCGCCTTGAGACGAACCCGGCGCTGCGGCTCGCCTCGGCCCGCGCCGCCTCGACGATTCCCGAGGTCATCTCGACGCAGGACGTCCTCACACTCCTTGAGACCGCGCGTCGGCGCTGCGACGACGGCGACGCGATGCACCTGCGCGACTGGACCGCAGCGGAGCTGCTCTATGCGACCGGGATGCGCGTCGGCGAGCTCGTCGGGGTCGACGTCTCGGACGTGGACCTGCGCGAGCGGCTTGTAAGGGTCATGGGCAAGGGTGGCAAGGAGCGCATGGTTCCCTTCGGCGAGCCCGCCGCCAAGGCCGTCGTGGAGTGGCTCGAGCGCGGGAGGCCGGAGTTCGTCACCGAGACCACCGGCGAGGCCCTGCTCGTGGGCCGACGCGGCTCTCGCGCCGACCAGCGGCAGGTCAGGGAGTCGATCCACCGCCTGTGCCGCCTCGCGGGCGTGCCCGACATCGCACCGCATGGGCTGCGCCACACCGCGGCCACGCACCTGCTCGACGGAGGCTCGGATCTCCGCTCGGTCCAGGAGGTTCTCGGTCACGCGAGCCTCACCACCACCCAGCGCTACACCCACGTGTCCGCAGATCGCCTGCGGTCCGCCTACCAACTCGCTCATCCGCGCGCATAA
- the dprA gene encoding DNA-processing protein DprA, whose protein sequence is MTNEESDAWVAWSALAEPLDAAAGALLSSLGPLEALRWLREVERRPSRAQAGLIERFDAQLDARTLGRIAEAAARWTPRMDFADPRLIRRRAEAASARVLTPADDDWPEPVRDLGPAIPPALYVVGGDLATLLNGAVALVGSRAATSYGEHLAGELAAGIAGEGRAVVSGGAYGIDAAAHRGALAVDGATVAVMAGGVDRWYPTGTAQLREAVARRGCIVSEVPPGWAPHRSRFLSRNRLIACAAGTVVVEAAHRSGALSTARHAAELGRPVGAVPGPVTSAASAGCHTLIRDIGAMLVTSAAEALELVGPLEAGDGVPVVEGDGFGSQAERAAFDGIGPRGATLEEVALSAALTPREARAALAALSAAGRVELADGTYRRLSRSRASGPRQG, encoded by the coding sequence GTGACGAACGAGGAATCCGATGCGTGGGTCGCGTGGAGCGCGCTCGCCGAGCCGCTCGACGCCGCAGCGGGGGCCCTCCTGTCCTCGCTCGGGCCCCTCGAGGCGCTGCGGTGGCTGCGCGAGGTAGAACGACGGCCCTCGCGAGCGCAGGCCGGGCTCATCGAGCGCTTCGACGCCCAGCTCGACGCGCGCACGCTCGGACGGATCGCCGAGGCGGCGGCGCGGTGGACGCCTCGGATGGACTTCGCAGACCCACGGCTCATCCGGCGCAGGGCCGAGGCGGCCAGCGCACGCGTGCTCACGCCGGCGGACGACGACTGGCCCGAGCCCGTCCGCGACCTCGGCCCGGCCATTCCGCCGGCGCTGTACGTTGTGGGCGGAGATCTCGCCACGCTGCTCAACGGCGCGGTCGCGCTCGTCGGCTCGCGGGCCGCGACCTCCTACGGAGAGCACCTGGCCGGCGAGCTGGCTGCGGGAATCGCGGGCGAGGGCCGTGCGGTGGTCTCGGGAGGTGCCTACGGGATCGACGCGGCGGCGCACCGCGGTGCGCTCGCGGTCGATGGGGCCACGGTCGCGGTCATGGCGGGCGGTGTCGACCGCTGGTATCCGACCGGCACCGCGCAGCTGAGGGAGGCGGTCGCGCGACGGGGGTGCATCGTCAGCGAGGTGCCGCCCGGCTGGGCACCGCATCGCAGCAGATTCCTGAGCCGCAACCGGCTCATCGCGTGCGCGGCGGGAACGGTGGTGGTCGAGGCCGCGCATCGCTCGGGAGCCTTGAGCACAGCGAGGCACGCCGCCGAGCTGGGAAGGCCCGTGGGCGCGGTGCCCGGGCCCGTCACATCCGCCGCGTCCGCGGGATGCCACACGCTGATCCGCGACATCGGCGCGATGCTCGTGACCTCGGCGGCCGAGGCCCTTGAGCTCGTGGGCCCACTGGAGGCGGGCGACGGCGTCCCGGTGGTCGAGGGTGACGGCTTCGGGTCCCAGGCGGAGCGCGCCGCCTTCGACGGGATCGGCCCGCGCGGCGCCACCCTCGAGGAGGTCGCACTGTCGGCGGCGCTCACTCCGCGCGAGGCCAGGGCGGCCCTCGCCGCGCTCAGCGCCGCCGGTCGGGTCGAGCTCGCCGACGGCACGTACCGTCGGCTCTCGCGCTCGCGCGCAAGTGGTCCTCGACAGGGCTGA